The Streptomyces sp. NBC_01244 genome contains a region encoding:
- the map gene encoding type I methionyl aminopeptidase → MSGQSLLVPGELTPVRSVPGNIRRPEYVGKPAPTPYTGPEVQTPETIEAMRIAGRIAAQAMEEAAKLIAPGVTTDELDRVAHDFMCDHGAYPSTLGYRGFPKSLCSSLNEVICHGIPDSTVLRDGDIVNLDVTAYIGGVHGDNNATYLCGDVDEESRLLVERTREALNRAIKAVRPGRQINIIGRVIESYAKRFGYGVVRDFTGHGINSSFHSGLIVPHYDSPHATTVIEPGMTFTIEPMLTLGTHEYDMWEDGWTVVTKDRKRTAQFEHTLVVTDTGAEILTLP, encoded by the coding sequence ATGTCTGGCCAGTCGCTGCTCGTACCAGGCGAGCTCACTCCCGTCCGTTCCGTTCCCGGAAACATCCGCCGGCCCGAGTACGTGGGCAAGCCCGCGCCCACTCCGTACACCGGACCGGAGGTGCAGACGCCCGAGACCATCGAGGCCATGCGCATCGCCGGCCGGATCGCCGCCCAGGCGATGGAAGAGGCCGCCAAGCTGATCGCGCCGGGGGTGACCACCGACGAGTTGGACCGCGTCGCCCACGATTTCATGTGCGATCACGGTGCCTACCCCTCGACGCTGGGCTACCGCGGTTTCCCGAAGTCACTGTGTTCCTCGCTCAACGAGGTGATCTGCCACGGGATCCCCGACTCGACCGTCCTGCGGGACGGCGACATCGTCAACCTCGACGTGACCGCGTACATCGGCGGGGTGCACGGCGACAACAACGCCACGTACCTGTGCGGGGACGTGGACGAGGAGTCGCGGCTGCTCGTGGAGCGCACCCGCGAGGCCCTGAACCGGGCCATCAAGGCCGTCCGGCCGGGCCGGCAGATCAACATCATCGGCCGGGTCATCGAGTCGTACGCGAAGCGCTTCGGCTACGGCGTCGTCCGGGACTTCACGGGCCACGGGATCAACTCGTCCTTCCACTCCGGCCTGATCGTCCCGCACTACGACAGCCCGCACGCCACCACCGTCATCGAGCCCGGGATGACCTTCACCATCGAGCCGATGCTGACGCTGGGCACCCACGAGTACGACATGTGGGAGGACGGCTGGACGGTGGTCACGAAGGACCGCAAGCGGACCGCGCAGTTCGAGCACACGCTGGTGGTCACGGACACCGGAGCGGAGATCCTGACGCTGCCCTGA
- a CDS encoding TerD family protein — protein sequence MQEIPKGANVSLTALSEDAGAVVVSLGWSSASGAGDADVSVLLLDENGKVRDENDFYFYNNPAAADGSVQLLGKVPTDNGDEDRISVDLTAVPEGVARIVVAASRYAGARFGDLDDLRMTVADRSGEPLVGYSIDDAGVETAFIFGELYRRGEEWKFRAVGQGYETGLAGLATDFGIPVLEDSEDSEEAKETGLAGEEEPVEAAAPAESPAAEPAGEPAAEPTSQPTSQPEPAPAPAEAAAPVAVPAQTRGRGPRTTRKKVTLPRVAKKSLAENESWSQARLFPAPSLKSDREREVRATSVLLSVMAQVPEFGRRLTAGFGAPAGRMQTFTEVSLPHGDTPRRPDGVIRVERAGKLWTALVETKTNGNPLKAEQVQAYMDIAARRGYEAVITLSNDVALEGRPMVEVKVDGRRKHKVSLWHLSWAEVAHQAQMLIRHEGVGNAAHAWLLQELLEYLRHEQSGCHGFQNMGAAWVPVRKGIEDETLGLGDARTVEVVESWERLIRQVCLRLGGELGQKALPVQRARRGSDPQARRVSAADRLCVDGKLSAELRVDGTSSVIAVSADLRTSKVRTTVDVPAPEGAYPLVMVKRLLKLLAEAPADLHVESLLGAEPGAGPGAGAGPGSGPRGTLERLRPEPGDLLPVDGSAVVGFRLSLLKGVGNTRGNAESGFIRSVDEAVERFYHGVVAHLGPVEGRGGRRG from the coding sequence ATGCAGGAGATCCCGAAGGGCGCGAACGTCAGCCTGACAGCCCTCAGTGAGGACGCCGGGGCGGTCGTCGTGAGCTTGGGCTGGAGCAGCGCTTCGGGGGCGGGCGACGCCGACGTCTCGGTGCTGCTGCTGGACGAGAACGGCAAGGTCCGCGACGAGAACGACTTCTACTTCTACAACAACCCGGCGGCGGCCGACGGAAGCGTGCAGTTGCTGGGCAAGGTGCCGACCGACAACGGCGACGAGGACCGCATCAGCGTGGACCTGACGGCGGTCCCGGAAGGTGTCGCGCGGATCGTCGTGGCGGCCAGCCGGTACGCCGGCGCACGCTTCGGAGACCTCGACGACCTGCGGATGACGGTCGCGGACCGCTCCGGGGAACCCCTGGTCGGCTACTCCATCGACGATGCGGGCGTGGAGACCGCCTTCATCTTCGGCGAGCTGTACCGGCGGGGCGAGGAGTGGAAGTTCCGCGCGGTCGGCCAGGGGTACGAGACGGGCCTCGCGGGACTGGCCACGGACTTCGGCATCCCTGTACTGGAGGACTCCGAAGACTCCGAGGAAGCGAAGGAGACGGGCCTCGCGGGTGAGGAGGAGCCCGTGGAAGCCGCTGCCCCGGCGGAATCCCCGGCCGCCGAACCCGCCGGCGAACCGGCCGCCGAGCCCACGTCGCAGCCCACGTCCCAGCCCGAGCCCGCGCCTGCGCCCGCCGAGGCGGCCGCCCCTGTCGCCGTACCGGCACAGACCCGCGGCCGGGGTCCCCGTACGACCAGGAAGAAGGTCACCCTGCCCAGGGTGGCCAAGAAGTCCCTCGCCGAGAACGAGTCCTGGAGCCAGGCCCGCCTGTTCCCCGCCCCTTCCCTCAAGAGCGACAGGGAGCGGGAGGTGCGCGCCACCTCGGTGCTGCTGTCGGTCATGGCGCAGGTGCCGGAGTTCGGCCGCCGCCTCACCGCCGGGTTCGGCGCGCCCGCCGGCCGGATGCAGACCTTCACGGAGGTCTCCCTCCCCCACGGGGACACACCGCGGCGCCCGGACGGGGTGATCCGGGTGGAGCGCGCGGGCAAGCTGTGGACGGCGCTCGTGGAGACGAAGACGAACGGCAACCCGCTCAAGGCGGAGCAGGTGCAGGCGTACATGGACATCGCCGCGCGCCGCGGCTACGAGGCCGTCATCACCCTCTCCAACGACGTGGCCCTCGAGGGCCGCCCCATGGTGGAGGTGAAGGTCGACGGCCGGCGCAAGCACAAGGTCAGCCTCTGGCACCTGTCCTGGGCCGAGGTCGCACACCAGGCGCAGATGCTGATCCGCCACGAGGGCGTGGGCAACGCCGCGCACGCCTGGCTCCTCCAGGAGCTCCTGGAGTACCTGCGGCACGAGCAGTCCGGCTGCCACGGGTTCCAAAACATGGGCGCCGCCTGGGTGCCGGTACGCAAGGGCATCGAGGACGAGACCCTCGGCCTCGGGGACGCCCGGACCGTGGAGGTCGTGGAGAGCTGGGAGCGGCTGATCCGGCAGGTCTGCCTGCGGCTCGGCGGGGAGCTCGGGCAGAAGGCGCTGCCGGTGCAGCGGGCCCGGCGGGGCAGTGATCCGCAGGCCCGACGGGTCTCCGCGGCGGACCGGCTGTGCGTGGACGGGAAGCTCTCCGCGGAGCTGCGCGTCGACGGGACCAGCAGTGTCATCGCGGTGAGCGCCGACCTCAGGACCTCCAAGGTGCGGACGACCGTCGACGTGCCGGCCCCGGAGGGCGCGTACCCGCTGGTCATGGTGAAGCGGCTGCTGAAGCTGCTCGCCGAGGCTCCGGCGGACCTGCACGTGGAGAGTCTCCTCGGTGCGGAACCGGGCGCGGGGCCGGGCGCCGGGGCGGGGCCGGGCAGCGGGCCGCGCGGCACGCTGGAGCGGCTGCGGCCCGAGCCGGGCGATCTGCTGCCCGTGGACGGTTCGGCCGTCGTCGGTTTCCGGTTGTCGCTGCTCAAGGGGGTGGGGAACACGCGGGGGAACGCGGAGTCCGGGTTCATCCGCAGCGTGGACGAAGCCGTGGAGCGCTTCTACCACGGCGTGGTGGCGCACCTGGGCCCGGTCGAGGGGCGCGGCGGGCGGCGCGGCTGA
- a CDS encoding biliverdin-producing heme oxygenase, whose translation MDAFSTVIRVASHEQHTEAETSTFMSDLLGGRLGVDAYTRYTEQLWFVYRALEDAAEALRDDAVAGPFIQPELMRLAEIERDLAHLRGPDWRETLVALPATEAYAARVAECAASWPGGYVAHHYTRYLGDLSGGQIIRDKAERTWGFERKGDGVRFYVFADISNPAAFKRTYRELLDAIAADDLEKQRIIDECKRAFDFNGAVFRELGEQFPLSA comes from the coding sequence TTGGACGCCTTCTCGACCGTCATCCGTGTCGCCTCGCACGAGCAGCACACCGAGGCGGAGACCTCGACCTTCATGAGCGACCTGCTGGGCGGACGTCTCGGCGTGGACGCCTACACCCGCTACACCGAGCAGCTGTGGTTCGTGTACAGGGCCCTCGAGGACGCCGCCGAGGCCCTCCGGGACGACGCCGTCGCCGGGCCGTTCATACAGCCCGAGCTGATGCGCCTCGCCGAGATCGAGCGGGACCTGGCCCACCTGCGGGGTCCCGACTGGCGCGAGACCCTGGTCGCGCTGCCCGCCACCGAGGCCTACGCGGCCCGCGTGGCCGAGTGCGCCGCCTCCTGGCCGGGCGGGTACGTGGCCCACCACTACACCCGCTACCTGGGCGACCTCTCCGGCGGCCAGATCATCCGCGACAAGGCGGAGCGGACCTGGGGCTTCGAGCGCAAGGGCGACGGCGTCCGCTTCTACGTCTTCGCGGACATCTCCAACCCGGCCGCCTTCAAGCGGACCTACCGCGAGCTGCTGGACGCGATCGCCGCGGACGACCTGGAGAAGCAGCGCATCATCGACGAGTGCAAGCGCGCCTTCGACTTCAACGGCGCGGTCTTCCGCGAGCTGGGCGAGCAGTTCCCGCTCAGCGCGTAG
- the npdG gene encoding NADPH-dependent F420 reductase, which produces MTSTDSTQQPAKTPAKAPAKDPWDLPDVSGLVVGVLGGTGDQGRGLAYRLARAGQKVIIGSRAADRAQTAADELGLGVEGADNAECARRSDIVIIAVPWEGHAKTLESLREDLAGKLVVDCVNPLGFDKQGAYALRVEEGSAAQQAAALLPDSRVTAAFHHLSAVLLQDESIEEIDTDVMVLGEVRADTDIVQALAGRIPGMRGVFAGRLRNAHQVESLVANLISTNRRYKAHAGLRITDV; this is translated from the coding sequence ATGACCTCCACAGACAGCACGCAGCAGCCCGCGAAGACCCCCGCGAAGGCCCCCGCCAAGGACCCTTGGGACCTTCCCGACGTCTCCGGCCTCGTCGTAGGCGTCCTCGGCGGCACCGGTGACCAGGGCCGGGGCCTCGCCTACCGGCTCGCCCGCGCCGGCCAGAAGGTGATCATCGGCTCCCGGGCCGCCGACCGCGCGCAGACCGCAGCCGACGAGCTCGGCCTCGGGGTGGAGGGCGCGGACAACGCCGAGTGCGCGCGCCGCAGCGACATCGTGATCATCGCGGTGCCGTGGGAGGGCCACGCCAAAACCCTGGAATCCCTGCGCGAGGACCTCGCCGGCAAGCTCGTGGTCGACTGCGTCAACCCGCTCGGCTTCGACAAGCAGGGCGCGTACGCCCTCCGGGTCGAAGAGGGCAGCGCGGCCCAGCAGGCCGCAGCCCTCCTCCCGGACTCCCGCGTCACGGCCGCCTTCCACCACCTCTCGGCGGTGCTCCTCCAGGACGAGTCCATCGAGGAGATCGACACCGACGTGATGGTCCTCGGCGAGGTCCGCGCCGACACCGACATCGTCCAGGCCCTCGCCGGCCGCATCCCGGGCATGCGGGGCGTCTTCGCGGGCCGCCTGCGCAACGCCCACCAGGTCGAATCCCTGGTGGCCAACCTCATCTCCACCAACCGCCGCTACAAGGCCCACGCAGGCCTCCGCATCACGGACGTCTGA